The Faecalibacter sp. LW9 genome has a segment encoding these proteins:
- a CDS encoding S41 family peptidase, translating to MKIKHYIVLGFLILISTGCLSVERYNAHLERDLTVEQQLKDIEFVHRKLKKNHPKLDWYVSQEMIDFRFDSLKATIKQTLKPNEFFLKLQPVVSKIRHGHTDVMPLFPRYPKHELKRIKDSSGPLSQLTTFWQNDSLYLVQTKSKDSLVKPGAVILSIDSIAPAYYLNKFHHTFYGDGFNTSYFQNRLNRTFFTYYYNLEHPIKDSVLFELSYQGKKYPYWAKRTFKKGEENKKIADKKDTIRVQMPKKVATVNPLKSYEFSFNKSNKTYARILSFPTNDSTFAMLRVSTFSYGDYSKDYQKIFELIKTHKVKNLVLDLRNNGGGRLADAFQLFSYFVPDQEEFLAKQSIVKPSAFQHAIVSIFPKWSRPIVYPISLLSLLITRKDDSGYYIKPQLSRIRNNQPDHPYTGNLYVIINGGSFSASSLISSNLKGFNRAFFVGEETGGDANGSVAGLMPKYELPHSKLKLHIGTVFLEPKYYQTEVKGHGIFPNKEIKTTLEDRLKNIDPQLRWILSDVKNNNQAIRQLLLNSTP from the coding sequence ATGAAAATAAAGCATTATATCGTATTGGGATTTTTAATTCTGATTTCAACTGGTTGTTTATCAGTTGAGCGATATAATGCGCATTTGGAACGTGATCTCACGGTTGAACAACAACTAAAAGATATTGAATTTGTTCACCGAAAATTAAAAAAGAATCATCCCAAATTGGATTGGTATGTTTCGCAAGAAATGATTGATTTTCGTTTTGATAGTTTAAAAGCTACGATTAAACAAACATTGAAACCCAACGAATTTTTCTTGAAATTACAACCCGTAGTGAGTAAAATTCGACATGGTCATACGGATGTGATGCCTTTGTTTCCGAGGTATCCTAAACATGAATTAAAACGCATCAAAGATTCATCTGGACCATTGAGTCAATTGACGACCTTTTGGCAAAATGATTCTTTGTATTTGGTACAGACCAAATCAAAAGATTCTTTGGTAAAACCAGGTGCAGTTATTCTTAGTATTGATTCAATCGCTCCCGCTTACTATTTAAATAAATTTCATCATACATTTTATGGTGATGGATTTAATACTTCTTATTTTCAAAACCGGCTAAATCGTACATTCTTTACCTACTATTATAATTTAGAACACCCCATCAAGGATTCTGTTTTATTCGAATTATCCTATCAGGGAAAAAAATATCCGTATTGGGCAAAACGTACGTTCAAAAAAGGAGAAGAAAATAAAAAAATAGCCGATAAAAAAGATACGATTCGGGTTCAAATGCCAAAGAAAGTTGCAACAGTTAATCCGTTGAAATCGTATGAGTTTTCATTCAATAAAAGCAATAAGACTTACGCCAGAATATTATCGTTTCCAACTAATGATAGCACCTTTGCCATGCTCCGTGTAAGTACTTTTAGCTATGGCGATTATTCAAAGGATTATCAAAAGATTTTTGAATTGATAAAAACACACAAGGTAAAAAATCTGGTGTTGGATTTAAGAAATAATGGTGGTGGACGATTAGCTGATGCTTTTCAATTGTTTTCTTATTTTGTACCTGATCAAGAAGAATTTTTAGCCAAACAATCCATCGTAAAGCCTTCAGCATTTCAACATGCTATTGTATCCATTTTCCCTAAATGGTCTCGGCCAATAGTTTATCCAATATCATTATTGTCTCTTTTGATCACCCGAAAAGACGACTCGGGATATTATATTAAGCCACAATTAAGTCGCATTAGAAATAATCAACCTGATCATCCTTACACCGGAAATCTGTACGTAATCATTAATGGAGGTTCGTTTTCTGCGTCATCTTTGATTTCATCTAATTTAAAAGGATTCAATAGAGCATTTTTTGTAGGTGAAGAAACAGGAGGCGATGCTAACGGTAGTGTAGCTGGACTAATGCCAAAATACGAATTACCCCATTCGAAACTAAAACTACATATTGGAACTGTTTTTTTAGAACCTAAATACTATCAAACGGAAGTAAAAGGCCACGGTATATTTCCAAATAAAGAAATTAAAACGACTTTAGAAGATCGTTTAAAAAATATTGATCCACAATTGCGTTGGATTTTATCTGATGTTAAAAATAATAATCAAGCAATCCGACAATTGCTTTTAAATTCTACACCTTAA